The following proteins are encoded in a genomic region of Nerophis lumbriciformis linkage group LG23, RoL_Nlum_v2.1, whole genome shotgun sequence:
- the LOC133622321 gene encoding retinol dehydrogenase 7-like → MFLYLLGLLLFYYVYRWLRELPRVSDKGGKYVYVTGCDTGFGNLLARHLDKLGFRVIAACYTEKGEEELRKSCSGNLTAAHLDVRSAESVAKVAAAIKDKVGQRGLWAVVNNAGVSVPSAPCDWLTIDDYKFMLDVNLNGVIAVTLSVLPLIKKARGRVVNVASVFGRISATGGPYTISKYGVEAFNDSLRLNMAAFGVKVLCIEPGFFKTNVTDTAILSNNVRSLWDKMPQHVRDDYGPEYLKKSLALIADKVAKISDGDLMKVVNCMEHAVSAVRPRTRYSPGWDAKFFWLPLSYMPTCVSDYILTQQAVPVAKSVQ, encoded by the exons ATGTTTCTGTACCTGCTGGGACTGCTGCTCTTCTATTACGTGTACCGCTGGCTCAGGGAGCTGCCCAGGGTCTCGGACAAGGGCGGCAAGTATGTGTACGTCACGGGCTGCGACACGGGCTTCGGAAACCTCCTGGCCCGCCATCTGGACAAGCTGGGCTTCCGGGTAATCGCCGCCTGCTACACGGAGAAGGGCGAAGAAGAGCTGAGGAAGTCGTGCTCGGGCAACCTGACCGCGGCGCACCTGGACGTCCGGTCCGCTGAGAGCGTCGCCAAAGTCGCGGCCGCTATCAAGGACAAAGTCGGACAGCGTG GCTTGTGGGCCGTGGTAAACAACGCCGGCGTGTCCGTGCCCTCCGCCCCGTGTGACTGGCTGACCATCGACGACTACAAATTCATGCTGGACGTCAACCTCAACGGCGTGATCGCCGTGACCCTCAGCGTCCTGCCGCTCATCAAGAAGGCCAGGGGCAGAGTGGTGAACGTCGCCAGCGTGTTCGGCAGGATCAGCGCCACCGGCGGCCCGTACACCATTTCCAAGTACGGCGTGGAGGCCTTCAACGACAGCCTCAG GTTGAACATGGCCGCCTTCGGTGTCAAGGTCCTGTGCATTGAACCGGGCTTCTTCAAAACAAACGTGACTGATACCGCCATCTTGAGCAACAATGTCAGGTCACTGTGGGACAAGATGCCCCAGCATGTCAGGGATGACTATGGACCGGAGTACCTGAAGAAAT CGTTGGCACTCATAGCAGACAAGGTTGCCAAGATATCAGACGGAGACTTGATGAAGGTGGTCAACTGCATGGAGCACGCTGTGTCCGCCGTCCGACCCAGGACTCGCTACTCGCCGGGCTGGGACGCCAAGTTCTTTTGGCTGCCGCTGTCCTACATGCCGACCTGCGTGTCGGACTACATCCTGACTCAGCAAGCTGTTCCTGTTGCCAAGTCAGTGCAGTAA